GGATTCGATCAGCTCCAGCAGCTGCGATATCGTCTGCCGAGCGAGATTGCCATTCGCATCGCCGGACGCGGAACCGAACTGCTCGACCCCGTGGACGGAGTCGAAATTCTCGGAGAGGTGAACGGACCCGACGAGGACGCCTTCTTCGAATCCATCCGTGCACTCGTGGTGCCCTACGGCAAACGATCCATCTACGGCGACGCGTTCCCCGCTTCCGGTTCGGTGAGCCGTGCCATCGCCTACCAAACCCCGGTCGTCTGCCTCGAGGAAGGCGCTCTCTCCGAAACCGACGGCGGTGCACTGGTTGTCGCCGGCGGAACCGTCGAGATCGCCGACGCCACCGCTCGCCTCGTCACCGATCGAGAAGCGCTGACCCGACTCCGCCACGAAGTGGAGACACTGCGCAGCGCCAACGCTCCCCACCTGGTGGCCGAGAACTTCGTGTCTGTGTGGTCGAAGTGAACGGCAATCTGATCAAGGCCGGGGTCGCCGCCCTGTGGACCTACGGCGGGCGCGGAATCGGCCTGCTGTGGACAGTCGCGCTGATCGCCAAGCTGGGGATCAGCGACTACGGCCAATACGCCATGGCGTTCGCACTGGCCGCGATCCTCGCCGCACCCCTGGATCACCCGTTCACCGTGCGCTCCATCCGCGTGAGCGAACGAGAGTTCCTGGGCGAGCGCACCACTCGTGTGCTGGCCGGCGCCGTACTGATCGTCGGCGGACTGTGCCTGGTGCAGGTGAGCTACATCGCCTGGTTCGCTCTCGTCATCGGCGGCGGCGAGTTGGTCTTCAATGCCTACAAGAGCAGGGCATTACGCGACGGCCGTCCTGATCTGACACAGCGCCTGGACACCACTCGCCAAGCGACCTCCATCGCGCTCGCAACGGCGTACCTGTTCGCCGTTCCGGACCCGTCGCTGACGGAGGCCAGCCTGCTCTACGCTGCGCCGTACTTCGTCATCGCGCTGCTGGCCGCGCTGCAGACCCGAGTCGCGGCACCGCGCATCCCCGGATCGTGGCGCGAGATGTCGATGCTGTTCTCGGAGAACCTCGCCAACGCGGTCTACATCCAGGGCGACGTGCTGCTGCTCGGCTTCCTCACCGACTCGACGATCGCCGGGTACTACTCCGTCGCTGCGGTGACGGCCTGGGCCGTGGCCTTCATCGGGCAGGCCTTCGGCAGCACCTTCCACGAGAAGCTGCGCGCAGCAGACGGATTGGTCAGTGCCGGTCCGGCGTTGAAGCACACGGCGATTCTCGGCGCTGCCGCTGGATCTCTGCTGTTGGCGGCCGGAATCGTACTGTTCTTCACTCCGGCATCCCCGCAAATTGCCGGCGCTCTGGTGGTGATGTCCCTGTTCGTGGTGATGCGGGTGATGAACCACGTGTTCACCACCGTGCTGTACCTCCAGCATCGCGACCGCACGCGGGTGCTGGCTGCCGCAACACTCGCGCCGCTGAAGATGGTGCTCGTGTTGTGCCTGTTCCCCTTCGGTGCCGTCGGCGCAGCCGTGGCGTCGGTGATCACCGATGCCGTGCTCCTCGTCTGGTTCATGCGCGCCCTGTACCGAGATCCGGTGAAAGAAGAAGTGACGCAATGAGACGCGCAACCTTCCTGCTGTCCAAGGACCCCGTCACCGAACACGGTGGCGACATCGCATTGTCTCGCTTGATGATGCAGCTGGCCCGCGAGGCCTTCGAGGTGCGCTCGATCTGCCTGTCCAAGGAGACCGATGTAGCCCCCGACGTCGTCCGCGTTCCCAAACCGAAGGTCGATGTCGGTTTGCTGGCGAAGTCGCTGAGGCCGACCCGCTCGGTGGTACACGGGCGCTACGACGTCGACGCCTTCCGTGATGCGATCGACGCATCGACCTCGGATGTGTATGTGGCCGAACACAGTTACATGGCCGAGTCGTTTCTGCGCTCGGCCAAACTGGGGTCACCGTTCGCGATCAACACCGTCAACACCGAATCGCAGGTATGGAAGGTGACGCGCGGATTGATCGGCCGCATCGAGGCACCGCGCATCCTGCGCGACGAGATTCGCGTCGCACGCGCAGCGGATGCCGTCGGGACGTACGACGCCGACGAGGCGCAGATGTACCGAGACAAAGGTGTGCGTGACGCTCGCTGGATCGACCTCACCCTCGAACCCGCGCCGCAGCTGAATCTGGCCGAGACCGCACAACGTCTGGTGTTCATGGGCACTCGCGACTGGCCGCCGAACCAGGAGGCCTTCAAGATCGCTCTGGAGTACTGGCCGGCCATCTCTGCGGGCATCGACGGTGCCGAGCTGTGCATCATCGGCGCTAAGGCCCCGGGTGCCAAGGATCCCGTCTATCCGGCCGGAGTTCGCGACCTCGGTTTCGTCGACGACCTGCAGGAATTCCTCGGCACCTGCCGCGCTCTGATCGCACCCGTCGCCACCGGCGGCGGCGTACGCGTCAAGATCCTCGACGCCGCGAGCAAAGGCCTACCCGTCGTCGGAACCTCCGCGGCCGTCGGATCCCTCGACTCGATCTTCGAGCTGCCCACCTTCGACGACAAAGAGCAGTTCGTCGCCGAATGCCGCCGCTACCTGCTCGATCGCACCGCAGCCGTCAAGGCAGGCGAGCGCATCTACGAACTGAACACCGCACGGTGGCACGACCGCATCCCCCACTCCACCGTGGAGTCACTGATCGGTGCTCCGCTGACACGCACCCTAGGATGATCGCCATGACCCTCCGCTCACGTCTGCTCACCGTTGCGGCAGCCGCCGCGATCGCCGTCGGTCTCTCGTCACCCGTGGCGCATGCAGCACCGGCTGCGGGGCTCGGATTCACCGGCGGAGCGCCGTTCCTGACGCTCGACGACGCCACGCTGAACAACGAGCTCGGGGCCGGACGCGAGATCGGTGCCTCGTGGGTGCGGGTGGTAGTGAACTGGGCGGCCATCGAGACAGCACCCGGAGTGTTCGACTGGGGCAACACCGATCGCGTGATCAATGCCGCGACGGCACAGGGCTACTCGGTACTGGCCGTACTCGGCGGAACCCCCGGATGGGCGCAGGGTGGCGTCGCCTCCCCGTTGCCGGGCGCAGTTCCGTTGGATCCCAACACCTTCGGCGCATTCGCCGGTGCGGCAGCCGCGCACCTCGGAGATCGCGTCGACAGCTACGAGGTGTGGAACGAGCCCAACATCCCCACCTTCTTCGCGCCCGTCGACGCCGCCCGCTACACCGGCCTGTTGCGCGCCGCCTACCCCGCGATCCACAACGCCGACGTCGGATCCACCGTGCTCAGCGCCGGGTTGGCCACCACCGTGAACTTCGGTGCCTGGACCGTTGCGCCGGTGACCTTCCTGCAGCAGATGTACGCAGCAGGAGCAGGCGGATTCATGGATGCCGTTGCGCTGCACCCGTATACGTTCCCCTTCACCGTCGAGAACGATCCCAACGGCCAATGGGCACAGGTGGATCAGGCCTACGGCACCATGGCGGCGAACGGCGACGGCGGCAAGAAGATCTGGATCACCGAACTGGGCGCACCCACCGGCAACGGCCCGATGGCCGTCACCGAGGATGCACAGGCCGCGATCATCGGCTCGAGCCTGGCCAAGGCGTCGTCACTGCCGTACGTGGGCCCGGTGTTCGTGCACTCGCTGCGTGACTCGGGAACCGACCCCGCCGATTCGGAACAGAACTACGGACTGCTGCGCTCGGACTTCAGCCACAAGCCGGCATTCGATGTGGTGGCCGGGTCGTAAGCTCTGCAATTTTTGCTCCACTCGCGGGACTCGACGGTGGGAATCTCGGGTTCGTGGCGTCGAGTGGTTCGAGGGGTGGGCAGGATGTGACGCCGGCGCACCTCACGGTTCACGATCGCACTGTGCACGCGACATCCCGCGCACTCGAGTCGGTACTGAACACTCAGGTCCGGTAGCGGGGGCCGGGAACTGAACCGACACCAAATGTCGGCTGTCGCCCACGTCCAGGCATGGAACGCCGTTCCAGTTGTGGCAGGATCTGCCCATGACGAACACGAAGCCGGCATCAGCTCGACGTTCCGATGCTCTGTCGAAAGAGCGCATCGTGCAGGCAGCGATCGAGATGCTCGATGAGGGTGGCACCGACGCTCTGACGTTTCGGACCCTTGCCGCACGCCTGTCCACGGGCCCCGGAGCGCTCTATCACCATGTCGGCAACAGGGACGATCTGCTCGCGGCAACGGCAACAGCAGTCATGGCATCGGCGTTCGAGCCAATCCCCGAGAACGAGGCGGCAGAACCGGGTGTTCGCGGCCTGACAATGAGAATGTTCGACGTGATCACCACGAGGCCATGGGTGGCAACACAACTCGCCGCCGCGCCGTGGCAGCCGGCCGTCATGCATCTCTTCGACCGCATCGGAACCGAACTAGACACACAGGGAGTTCCCGAACGTGCGCAATTCGACGCCGCATCCGTCCTTCTGTACCACGTTCTCGGGGTTGCGAGTCAACGCGATGCCGGGATGCAACTGCCCGCGACGGTGACGGACCGCGCAGCATTTCTCGACTCCACGCGCACAGCGGTGACGGACTCCGGCGACTATCCGTTCCTGACCCGCATCGCGTCGCAGTTCGCAGGCCACGACGACCGAAAGCAGTTCCAGGCCGGAGTCGACATCATCCTGGCCGGCATCGACCGAGGTTGAACCGAACGAAACTCCCTACGCCCGCTCCCGCACTTGACAGCATTGGAACACTGTTCCATCCTTGATTGGAACAGCGTTCCAACAACGGGCGGAGACAGCCATGAATACATCCATCTCGATCATCGGTGCAGGGCTCGGCGGCTTGGTGCTGGCACGGGTTCTGCACGTGCATGGAATCGCCGCCACGGTGTACGAGGCCGACTCCGCGGCCGAAGCTCGCACACAAGGCGGACAGCTCGACATCCACGAGAACGACGGGCAAGTCGCCCTCGCCGAAGCCGGGCTGACAGAGCAGTTCCGCGCCATTATTCACGAGGGTGGCGAAGCGACTCGCGTCCTACGCCCGAACGGCGAGGCTCTGCTCGACGAACCCGACGACGGCACCGGAGGCCGACCGGAGGTGCTGCGCGGCGATCTGCGACGCATCCTGCTCGACTCACTGCCGGCCGACACCGTTCAGTGGGGCCACAAGCTCACCTCCGTCCGCCCGCTGGGCAATGGGCAACACGAAATCGAGTTCGAGAACGGAACCACCACAGTCAGTGATCTGCTCGTCGGCGCCGACGGCGCGTGGTCACGAGTCCGATCCCTGCTCTCCGCCGCCGTGCCCGAGTATGTGGGCACGGTCTTCATCGAGACCTACCTCCACGACGTCGACGTACGCCACCCCGCCACGGCCCGCGCAGTCGGCGGTGGTGCGATGTTCGCTCTCACGCCGGGTAAGGGAATCACCGTGCATCGCGAGGCGGGCAACATCCTGCACACCTACGTTCAACTCAACCGCAGCGCCGACTGGATCGACTCGATCGATTTCTCCGACGCGGCCTCCGCCAAAGCAACGGTCGCAGCCGAGTTCGACGGGTGGGCACCGGAATTGACGGAATTGATCACCGGCGGGGAAACCGCGCTGGTTCCCCGCAGGATCTTCACGCTGCCCAACGACCACCACTGGGACCACACATCGGGAGTGACACTCTTGGGCGACGCCGCACACCTGATGCCGCCGTCGGGAGACGGTGCGAATCTGGCGATGTTCGACGGTGCCGAACTCGCTCGCGCGATCTCCGATCACCGCGGCGACATCGACGCAGCCTTGTCGGCGTTCGAGAAGGCCATGTTCACACGAAGTGAAGCGGTGGCCGTGCAGGCACATGAAACGCTCGATCTGTGTCTCGGGGAACGATCCCCGTTCGGGCTGATCGACCTGGTCACTGGTGTTACCAACGGGGTGTAATCACTTGTCGCCGAGCATGTTTCTACGCTGCCTGTGGTTGGCGACGTTGATGCGGTTGCCGCACAGACCCGGCATGCAATAGCGCCGTCGACCCCCGCGGCTGACGTCGACGAACACGCCGTTGCACGTCGGTGACGCGCACGCACGGAATCGCTCGAACCCGAGCATCCGCAGCGCACTCAGCAGGGCGTATCCCGTGAACACCGTCAGCTCCTGCGCCGCCGTCCCGACGCCATCGGTTGTTGCCTGCCAGCGCCATCCGTTGCCGTCCACTTCGACGAGTTCGACGTGATGCGGAACCGTCGACAGCAGCTCATGCGTGAGGTCGACTATGTCGCCCGGCGAGGAGGCGTCGAGGATCGCTCGAAGGCGCTCGCGGAGAGCCCTGACCTTCTGCAGATCGCCTTCGTCGAGCACTGCCGTGTCGATGCCGTTCTCGACCAGGAACGAGCGCAGGGCATCAGGATCGCTCAACTGGTCGCCGGCGACCACCCACACCGTCGGTGACGTGTTCACCAACTCGGTCGCGAACGCGGCACCTTGGGTGTAATCGTCCAAAAGGGGTTGCACCCCTTACCTCCTGTCGCTACCGTAACCGAATAAGCTCACTTTACTCCCTTACGGACGGGTCTCGGTATGACGACGCGACAGCACTGCAGCTCCACCGCCGACGGCTATGGGCATCCCCTCACCGACGCACTCGCCGACGCACGCGATCACCTTCGCCGAGCTACGACGGTCGCGTCCCGAACACCTCTGGTGGGTGCCGACCTGTACTGGGCTCTCGGAGTACTCGGCCAATGCACGTCAGCCGCCAACGACGTCATCGAGAAGATCGGCATCGACGCTGCCGAGCAGCTGTCCGGTGGTTCCGCTGCGGAGGAATCCAGTCCGATCACGACGGCACGCGATACTGCACTGGTCTCCGCGGTCCTCGCTCTCGCCACCGCGTCGGCCGGCTGCCAGCCGGTGACAGCTGCGGTCACCGATGCGCAAATTGCCGTCACCGACCTCGGTTCAATTCCTCGACATCGTGGGGGTAGAGGCCGCTGAAAACCCCTGACGGCAAGGGCGACCATCGTTCCCGGGCTGAGACCTGACCGTCTGCCTTCGGTCATGATGTACCGGTGCCGACTACCGATCCCTTCCACGCCCTCGTTCTGATGAACGCAGTGTTCGCTTCGGCCGCATGGTGTCTCGCCAAGCCTTCGTGGCCCGCGGCGATATCGCTGGGTGTTACCTCCATTCTGTGGTTGTTCTTCAACGCCCCGATCGAAGGTGCTGTGTTGTACGTGGTCGACGCAGACAGAGGGTTGACCGAATCCGACTTCCTCACGGTTGCTGGGGTGATCCTGGCTGGGGTGACTATCGCCAGAGTCCGACGCAACCAGCGACCGGACGTCGACTCCTGAGCAACTGGTGCTCCACTCCTCGACGACATCGGGGGATTCCCTCCCGTCGGGGCCGCGAGTGGAGCGTCCCGTGCAACCGATGCGGCTCGTCCACGATGTAGTACTTCAGATGGATGCGCTCTCGAGTACCCGGTGATTGACTCTCTCCCGTGAGTCGTCCGATGAGTGTGTCCGTCACCCGAAGCCACTGGTCGATCGTTGTATTGACATGCGCAGGAGCGGCATTGGTGGCCGCGTTCGTGCTCGGCCCAGCCGCGTTGCTGCGCGGACGCTATCCGCAGTTCCAGGATCAATCCGTCATGAGTGAGCTGCTCGGCCGCGGCCTGGTCGAATACTGGGGCAGCGGCGTCCGCACCTATCCTCGCGGCTTGGCGGAGATGGTGGACTACTGGTTCGAGTGGCATGCGATCAAGATCGTCATCTCGGTGCTGCTGACCGTGGTTCTGGGTCTGCTCGCGGCGACTCTGTGGCGGCGATCTCTGACAGCCGGCGTAGGTTACGTGGTCGCTGCGGCCACTACGACTGTGCTGTCGTTGTTTTCGGTGTTCGTGGCTGTGCTCAACATCCAGTCGACGGTCGCACCCGTAGTCGCGCTGCTTCCTATGCTCTCCGCCGACAATGCGGACGGGCAGACGGCACAGTCTCTGATCGAGAACGGTGTGCAGAGCGGAGACACCAGGCCGCCCCTGCTCGAGTTGCTCACACAGGTGAAGCACTACAACTGGGCGGTGATTATCGCTACCGCCGTGGTGATCGCTGTAGTCGCTACCGGAGCCGTGATCGCCTTCCGACGCTACAGATCGGCGGACGGTGCTCACCGTCGGATGTTCGTCATCCTCGGATCACTGGGTGCAGTGATGACGATAGCGATGGCGCTGCTGTTCGTCGCGGCCGTCGTTGCGGTTGTCGATCCTGGAGCAGCCCTGCTCGGCGCTGTCGGTCTCTGACTCTATTGCCGGCTGCGTTCGCGGGCACGCGCACGGAATTGGCCGAGCGCGAGGACGATCAACGCGACTCCCAACAGGGTGAGGGGAACTTGAGCTCGGGGAGCATCGATGTCGAGTACGACGATCTGCCACACCACCCACCCGATGGTCACCAGCCCTTCGCACGCGACATACACCGCAGCTTCGGAGGCATCGACGAGTACGGCCGCCACGCAGATCAACGGTCCGAGTCCGAGAAAGAACAACACGAACAACCCGGATATGCGGTAATCCCAGGTATGCCACGACGGGAGCATCCCGACGTTCAAGCCCAACGACCGCCCGGTGGGATCCGAGGTCAACGACACTCCGTTGAACGTTCCGGCTGCACCCAACAGGATCAGCAGTGCCACCGTCGAGAGCTTGTTCACGGTGACGTCATGTGTTGGTCGTCCTTCGGTCGTGGCCGCCGCACCCCGGCGTAGCTGTTGATCCTGCCAGAACGAGGCCGCCCGGTCTTGTTCTATCCGAGAACGCACTATGCGACACTGAGCGTATGAGCATCAAGCTCGAAAACGTCGGCATCGCCGTCCGCGACATCGAAGCCACGATCGACTTCTTCACCGAGCTCGGCCTCACGGTCCTCGGCCGCGACACGGTCAAAGGTGAGTGGGCCGACACCGCCGTCGATCTCGACGGCAACCACGCCAAGATCGCAGTGCTGCAAACCCCGGACGGCCTCGGCCGTATCGAGCTGTTCGAGTACATCCATCCCGACGCCATCGAGACGACGCCGACGCTGCCCAACGAGATCGGCATGCACCGCATCGCCTTCTCGGTCGACGACATCGACGCCGCTCTGGCGATTGCAGCCCGCCACGGTTACTTTCCCCTGCGAGGCGTGGCCAACTACGAGGGCGTCTACAAGCTCACCTACCTCCGCGGGCCGAGCGACATTCTTCTGATGTTCGCCCAATCGGTTGCCGCACCCGAAAGCTAGGTCACCGCATTGGCGGCTCGAACAACCGCGTCGAGGGTGGCAGACAGGACGGAGCGATCGATCCCGGCCGCCCATCCAGAGCCTGCGGCAGTGCGATATTCGAGCATCGTGACGGCATCACTGTCGTTGCCGGCTCGCACACTGGTCTGCGTCAAGCCGAGAATCTCCACGTGACGGCCGTGGGCGGCCAGCGCGTCGACGAGTGCCTCGACCGGGCCGACTCCCCCGTGTGACGTGCTGAAGGACGTGCCGTCGATCTTCAGTGTGACGCAGGTGTCGGCGGAACCGTTGTCATCGTGAGAGTCGAAGCCGATCAGCGTCACATCGGCGTCGTCGACATCGATGTACTCCGCCCTGAAGATGTCCCAGAGCTGCTCGGCCGACAGTTCGGTACCGATCGAATCGGTACGGGCCTGCACGTGCCGGGCGAGGTCGATCTGAAGGCGACGCGGGAGTTCGATGCCGTAGCCGGTTTCCAGAAGGTAGGCGATTCCTCCCTTTCCCGATTGCGAGTTCACTCGAATGACAGCGTCGTACGAGCGACCGATGTCGTTGGGGTCGATCGGCAGATACGGTACCCGCCATTCGATCTCGCCCTCGGAGCGACCTTCGCTCAGCGCCCGCGTGCGATGCTCGGAGAAACCCTTCTTGATGGCGTCCTGGTGCGTACCACTGAAGGCGGTGTGCACCAGATCGCCCACATACGGATGCCGAGGATGGATCTCGAGCTGGTTGCAGTATTCGACGGTGCGGCGAATCTGGTCGATGTCGGAGAAGTCGATCATGGGATCGGTACCCTGTGCATGCAAATTGAGTGCGAGAGTGGCGATATCGACGTTTCCGGTGCGTTCACCGTTGCCGAACACACAACCCTCCACCCGTTGCGCACCGGCCAGGACTGCCAGCTCCGCACAGGCAATTCCCGTGCCGCGGTCGTTGTGCGGATGCACCGAGAGGATCACGCTGTCTCGCCGCGCAAGGTTGTCGTTCATGTACTCGATCTGATCTGCATAGACATTCGGTGTCGCCACTTCCACGGTGGCAGGCAAATTCAGGATGACCGGCCGCTGCTGCGTCGCGTCCCACGCAGTCGTGACGGCATCGCAGACGTCGAGTACATAGTCGGGTTCGGTGAGATTGAAGACCTCGGGTGAGAATTCGAACCGCACGTTGGGCAGGTCGCCGGCAAGTTCGAGAACGTCGGCCGCACCCGAAAGTATCAGTGAGCGAAGCTCGTTGGCCTCGCGGCCGAGTACCACCTCACGCCACGTCGGAGCGGTCGCGGTGTACATGTGGATCACGACGTCGTTGGTGATGCCGCGAATCGATTCCACTGTTCGCTCGATCAGGTCACGTCGAGCCGGGGTGAAGACCACCACGGTGACGTCGTCGGGTGCGAGATCGGTGTGGGCAAGCAGACGCACGAAATCGAAATCGGTCTGCGATGCCGACGGATAGCCCACTTCGATTTCCTTGTAGCCCATGGCAACCATCAACTCGAAGAACTGCTTCTTGCGGGCAGGATCCATCGGCTCGGGAAGGGCTTGGTTGCCGTCGCGGAGATCGACAGGTACCCACAGCGGTGCCTCGGCCAGCCGTCGGTCCGGCCAGCGACGTTCCGTCAGTGGAATGTCGACCTTCGAGTAGACGTCACGGTAACGATGTGACGGCATCTGGGAGTGCCGCTGCCGATTCCAGGTGGGCGCATCGGAGGGGACGGGACCAGCGGGAGTGGACAGGGTGGGAAATGCAGACATGGTGGAGGTACCTGTTCTGATCGGACGGTGAGGCGAACCGGCAAGCATCGGGCTCCACGACGGGGTTGCCGGTCCTGGCTATGCCCCGTCGTGGCCGATAAGGAGAAGGCCCGTGAATGTGCGCATGCGAGCAATGTAGCACCACTCCTCAGACAAGCTGAGGAGTAGGGTTCTGGTGTGACCGCGATACGCCGAACATCCTTGGCCGATCAGGCCGCCGAACTTCTGCTTGCCCGAATCCAGTCCGGCGAGTGGCCGATCGGCACCAAACTGCCAGGTGAAACCACCCTCGCCCCGATGTTCGACGTCGGTCGATCGACGATGCGCGAGGCCATCAGGCAGCTGGCGGGGCGCGGAATTCTCGTCACCCGGCAGGGCTCCGGAGTCTTCGTCGAATCACTCGACGAGGCACGGACGGAATGGGACCGAGTTCTGCAGCGGGTTCACATCACCGCA
The nucleotide sequence above comes from Rhodococcoides fascians A25f. Encoded proteins:
- a CDS encoding lipopolysaccharide biosynthesis protein; the protein is MVEVNGNLIKAGVAALWTYGGRGIGLLWTVALIAKLGISDYGQYAMAFALAAILAAPLDHPFTVRSIRVSEREFLGERTTRVLAGAVLIVGGLCLVQVSYIAWFALVIGGGELVFNAYKSRALRDGRPDLTQRLDTTRQATSIALATAYLFAVPDPSLTEASLLYAAPYFVIALLAALQTRVAAPRIPGSWREMSMLFSENLANAVYIQGDVLLLGFLTDSTIAGYYSVAAVTAWAVAFIGQAFGSTFHEKLRAADGLVSAGPALKHTAILGAAAGSLLLAAGIVLFFTPASPQIAGALVVMSLFVVMRVMNHVFTTVLYLQHRDRTRVLAAATLAPLKMVLVLCLFPFGAVGAAVASVITDAVLLVWFMRALYRDPVKEEVTQ
- a CDS encoding glycosyltransferase; its protein translation is MRRATFLLSKDPVTEHGGDIALSRLMMQLAREAFEVRSICLSKETDVAPDVVRVPKPKVDVGLLAKSLRPTRSVVHGRYDVDAFRDAIDASTSDVYVAEHSYMAESFLRSAKLGSPFAINTVNTESQVWKVTRGLIGRIEAPRILRDEIRVARAADAVGTYDADEAQMYRDKGVRDARWIDLTLEPAPQLNLAETAQRLVFMGTRDWPPNQEAFKIALEYWPAISAGIDGAELCIIGAKAPGAKDPVYPAGVRDLGFVDDLQEFLGTCRALIAPVATGGGVRVKILDAASKGLPVVGTSAAVGSLDSIFELPTFDDKEQFVAECRRYLLDRTAAVKAGERIYELNTARWHDRIPHSTVESLIGAPLTRTLG
- a CDS encoding TetR/AcrR family transcriptional regulator, with product MTNTKPASARRSDALSKERIVQAAIEMLDEGGTDALTFRTLAARLSTGPGALYHHVGNRDDLLAATATAVMASAFEPIPENEAAEPGVRGLTMRMFDVITTRPWVATQLAAAPWQPAVMHLFDRIGTELDTQGVPERAQFDAASVLLYHVLGVASQRDAGMQLPATVTDRAAFLDSTRTAVTDSGDYPFLTRIASQFAGHDDRKQFQAGVDIILAGIDRG
- a CDS encoding FAD-dependent oxidoreductase, with the translated sequence MNTSISIIGAGLGGLVLARVLHVHGIAATVYEADSAAEARTQGGQLDIHENDGQVALAEAGLTEQFRAIIHEGGEATRVLRPNGEALLDEPDDGTGGRPEVLRGDLRRILLDSLPADTVQWGHKLTSVRPLGNGQHEIEFENGTTTVSDLLVGADGAWSRVRSLLSAAVPEYVGTVFIETYLHDVDVRHPATARAVGGGAMFALTPGKGITVHREAGNILHTYVQLNRSADWIDSIDFSDAASAKATVAAEFDGWAPELTELITGGETALVPRRIFTLPNDHHWDHTSGVTLLGDAAHLMPPSGDGANLAMFDGAELARAISDHRGDIDAALSAFEKAMFTRSEAVAVQAHETLDLCLGERSPFGLIDLVTGVTNGV
- a CDS encoding CGNR zinc finger domain-containing protein, whose amino-acid sequence is MQPLLDDYTQGAAFATELVNTSPTVWVVAGDQLSDPDALRSFLVENGIDTAVLDEGDLQKVRALRERLRAILDASSPGDIVDLTHELLSTVPHHVELVEVDGNGWRWQATTDGVGTAAQELTVFTGYALLSALRMLGFERFRACASPTCNGVFVDVSRGGRRRYCMPGLCGNRINVANHRQRRNMLGDK
- a CDS encoding VOC family protein, with protein sequence MSIKLENVGIAVRDIEATIDFFTELGLTVLGRDTVKGEWADTAVDLDGNHAKIAVLQTPDGLGRIELFEYIHPDAIETTPTLPNEIGMHRIAFSVDDIDAALAIAARHGYFPLRGVANYEGVYKLTYLRGPSDILLMFAQSVAAPES
- a CDS encoding 2-isopropylmalate synthase; translated protein: MSAFPTLSTPAGPVPSDAPTWNRQRHSQMPSHRYRDVYSKVDIPLTERRWPDRRLAEAPLWVPVDLRDGNQALPEPMDPARKKQFFELMVAMGYKEIEVGYPSASQTDFDFVRLLAHTDLAPDDVTVVVFTPARRDLIERTVESIRGITNDVVIHMYTATAPTWREVVLGREANELRSLILSGAADVLELAGDLPNVRFEFSPEVFNLTEPDYVLDVCDAVTTAWDATQQRPVILNLPATVEVATPNVYADQIEYMNDNLARRDSVILSVHPHNDRGTGIACAELAVLAGAQRVEGCVFGNGERTGNVDIATLALNLHAQGTDPMIDFSDIDQIRRTVEYCNQLEIHPRHPYVGDLVHTAFSGTHQDAIKKGFSEHRTRALSEGRSEGEIEWRVPYLPIDPNDIGRSYDAVIRVNSQSGKGGIAYLLETGYGIELPRRLQIDLARHVQARTDSIGTELSAEQLWDIFRAEYIDVDDADVTLIGFDSHDDNGSADTCVTLKIDGTSFSTSHGGVGPVEALVDALAAHGRHVEILGLTQTSVRAGNDSDAVTMLEYRTAAGSGWAAGIDRSVLSATLDAVVRAANAVT